A region of Ursus arctos isolate Adak ecotype North America unplaced genomic scaffold, UrsArc2.0 scaffold_31, whole genome shotgun sequence DNA encodes the following proteins:
- the LOC113264274 gene encoding histone H2A type 1-C: MSGRGKQGGKARAKAKSRSSRAGLQFPVGRVHRLLRKGNYAERVGAGAPVYLAAVLEYLTAEILELAGNAARDNKKTRIIPRHLQLAIRNDEELNKLLGRVTIAQGGVLPNIQAVLLPKKTESHHKAKGK, from the coding sequence ATGTCCGGACGTGGCAAGCAGGGAGGCAAGGCTCGGGCTAAAGCGAAGTCTCGCTCTTCTCGCGCTGGCTTGCAGTTTCCAGTCGGCCGTGTGCACCGCCTGCTCCGCAAGGGCAACTACGCCGAGCGGGTCGGGGCCGGCGCGCCCGTGTACCTGGCGGCCGTGCTGGAGTACCTGACGGCCGAGATCCTGGAGCTGGCGGGCAACGCGGCCCGCGACAACAAGAAGACGCGCATCATCCCGCGCCACCTGCAGCTGGCCATCCGCAACGACGAGGAGCTCAACAAGCTGCTGGGCCGCGTGACCATCGCGCAGGGCGGCGTCCTGCCCAACATCCAGGCCGTGCTGCTGCCCAAGAAGACCGAGAGCCACCACAAGGCCAAGGGCAAGTGA
- the LOC113264282 gene encoding histone H2B type 1-C/E/F/G/I, producing the protein MFSDFKMPEPAKSAPAPKKGSKKAVTKAQKKDGKKRKRSRKESYSVYVYKVLKQVHPDTGISSKAMGIMNSFVNDIFERIAGEASRLAHYNKRSTITSREIQTAVRLLLPGELAKHAVSEGTKAVTKYTSSK; encoded by the coding sequence ATGTTCTCAGATTTTAAGATGCCTGAGCCAGCCAAGTCCGCGCCCGCCCCGAAGAAGGGTTCCAAGAAGGCGGTGACCAAGGCGCAGAAGAAGGACGGCAAGAAGCGCAAGCGCAGCCGCAAGGAGAGCTACTCGGTGTACGTGTACAAGGTGCTGAAGCAGGTGCACCCCGACACCGGCATCTCGTCCAAGGCCATGGGCATCATGAATTCGTTCGTCAACGACATCTTCGAGCGCATCGCGGGCGAGGCGTCGCGCCTGGCGCATTACAACAAGCGCTCGACCATCACGTCCAGGGAGATCCAGACGGCCGTGCGCCTGCTGCTGCCCGGGGAGCTGGCCAAGCACGCCGTGTCCGAGGGCACCAAGGCCGTCACCAAGTACACCAGCTCCAAGTAA